A region from the Benincasa hispida cultivar B227 chromosome 8, ASM972705v1, whole genome shotgun sequence genome encodes:
- the LOC120083816 gene encoding uncharacterized protein LOC120083816 has product MNNVASNQLDRLPSQNRGSRRVAFSESLPRHRAASGEGNSRHRSKCCPRLFACCAWICLVVFGIVLAVLILGVIFMSFLQSGLPQITVKMLNLSKFETNNSTNQNNVLLNAKVDVSIEMRNKNDKIELSYSNIVVNLASDDVKLGRSVIPGFTHKPGNTTYFNVTMNVVGASTDKDNVSQLEDDRKRVQMNVQVTMESTVGFHIGIFNLNDVPIHVACDFKQFLLLYRINEPPCNIRMFPTLR; this is encoded by the coding sequence ATGAATAATGTTGCTTCTAATCAACTTGATCGACTTCCAAGCCAAAACAGAGGATCGCGTCGGGTGGCGTTCTCTGAATCCCTTCCTAGACACCGAGCGGCATCCGGCGAAGGTAATTCTAGGCATCGAAGCAAATGTTGTCCCCGTTTATTTGCATGTTGCGCATGGATATGTCTTGTGGTGTTTGGAATTGTTCTCGCCGTTCTTATCCTTGGCGTAATATTCATGTCCTTCCTTCAATCAGGATTGCCACAAATCACCGTAAAAATGTTGAACTTGTCCAAATTTGAGACTAATAACTCCACAAATCAGAATAATGTTCTGTTAAATGCAAAAGTAGATGTGTCAATCGAGATGAGGAATAAGAATGACAAAATAGAGTTGAGTTACAGCAATATTGTGGTGAATTTGGCGTCAGATGACGTGAAATTGGGCAGGAGCGTGATTCCCGGTTTCACTCATAAGCCTGGAAATACCACATACTTTAACGTAACCATGAATGTCGTGGGAGCTTCTACAGATAAAGACAATGTATCGCAACTAGAAGATGATCGAAAAAGGGTACAAATGAATGTGCAGGTGACAATGGAGTCTACAGTTGGTTTTCATATTGGAATATTCAACTTGAACGACGTGCCAATCCATGTAGCATGTGATTTTAAACAATTCCTTCTTTTGTATCGAATAAACGAGCCCCCATGTAATATTAGAATGTTTCCCACCCTCAGGTAA